A genomic segment from Deltaproteobacteria bacterium encodes:
- a CDS encoding CBS domain-containing protein, translating to MKLQNLKVSDVMSTALITAKERDTINHADIEMRLAQIRHLPVVDDRGHVVGVVSNRDIFRALGQGSRKAVPVAEIMSRNVQTVRPEMPAHAAAEVLLSYGFGSLPVVNEDEQLVGIVTETDLIHVAYQALSGRTYEGRAMGD from the coding sequence ATGAAACTTCAGAACCTCAAGGTCTCGGACGTGATGTCCACGGCGCTCATCACGGCGAAGGAACGGGACACGATCAACCACGCCGACATAGAGATGCGCCTGGCGCAGATCCGACACCTGCCGGTGGTGGACGACCGGGGGCACGTGGTGGGCGTGGTGTCGAATCGGGATATTTTTCGGGCGCTCGGCCAGGGGAGCCGAAAGGCGGTTCCGGTGGCCGAGATCATGAGCCGCAACGTGCAGACGGTGCGGCCGGAGATGCCCGCGCATGCGGCGGCGGAGGTGCTGCTGAGTTACGGCTTCGGCTCGCTGCCGGTGGTGAACGAGGACGAACAGCTCGTCGGCATCGTGACCGAGACGGATCTGATCCACGTGGCCTACCAGGCCCTCTCCGGGCGGACCTACGAAGGTCGCGCGATGGGGGATTAG
- a CDS encoding DNA-binding protein: MAGASAAPSALPPAVNRQLAELLRQYAGLLEVQGASSFRVEAYRRAASTLDALVEDLRTRFERGGIASLRELPQIGPGIAAALAEMLQTGRWTRLEALRGALDPPALFQTVPGVGPALARRIAETLHLESLEELEIAAHDGRLQSVAGVGERRAAGIRASLAQMLGRRRVANRQPLSAPPVELLLELDARYRHAAQREELPRIAPRRFNPEGAAWLPVLHTDRGEWHFSVMYSNTARAHQLGRTQDWVVIYFFDREQHEGQATVVTESRGALATRRVVRGRESECLDYYAGHSPSRES, translated from the coding sequence GTGGCGGGCGCCAGCGCGGCACCGAGCGCCCTTCCCCCGGCCGTCAACCGCCAGCTGGCCGAGCTTCTGCGGCAGTACGCGGGCCTGCTCGAGGTGCAGGGCGCCAGCTCGTTTCGCGTGGAAGCCTATCGCCGCGCGGCCAGCACGCTCGACGCGCTGGTGGAGGATCTGCGGACGCGCTTCGAGCGCGGAGGGATCGCCTCGCTGCGGGAGCTACCGCAGATCGGCCCAGGGATCGCGGCGGCGCTGGCGGAGATGCTGCAGACCGGCCGCTGGACGCGCCTCGAGGCGCTGCGCGGCGCCCTCGACCCGCCGGCTCTCTTTCAGACCGTCCCCGGGGTGGGACCCGCGCTCGCCCGCCGCATCGCCGAGACGCTGCACCTCGAGAGCCTCGAGGAGCTCGAGATCGCCGCGCACGACGGTCGCCTGCAGAGCGTCGCGGGGGTCGGCGAGCGCCGGGCGGCCGGCATCCGCGCCAGCCTGGCCCAGATGCTCGGCCGGAGGCGCGTCGCGAACCGCCAGCCGCTCTCCGCCCCGCCGGTCGAGCTCCTCCTCGAGCTGGACGCGCGCTATCGTCACGCCGCCCAGCGAGAGGAGCTGCCCCGCATCGCCCCTCGGCGCTTCAACCCCGAGGGTGCGGCGTGGCTGCCCGTGCTGCACACCGACCGAGGCGAGTGGCACTTCTCCGTCATGTATTCGAACACGGCGCGCGCGCACCAGCTCGGCCGCACGCAGGACTGGGTGGTGATCTACTTCTTCGACCGCGAGCAGCACGAGGGGCAGGCCACGGTCGTCACCGAGTCCCGCGGAGCTCTCGCGACCCGACGGGTGGTGCGGGGCAGGGAAAGCGAATGCCTCGACTATTACGCCGGGCACTCACCATCCCGGGAGTCGTGA
- a CDS encoding DUF2267 domain-containing protein, translated as MRYEGFIERVQERSGVASPEEAERIAQITLEVLGERLKETELRLVASRLPEPLAEALRRGRPAGSFDAVELYRRIGERERVPLGFAVEHAAAVCRVLAETLDPDTCLRLQLHVPLPESRVAEVLPERHRRVTPPGRGHTLADGRPGSRRPLSEAEARPAHRESVVESENPHASSKLSSASGTATDQRGDSLAVGRTGSKRPLSDGGDT; from the coding sequence ATGCGCTACGAGGGCTTCATCGAGCGAGTGCAGGAGCGGAGCGGAGTCGCCTCTCCCGAAGAGGCGGAGCGCATCGCGCAGATCACGCTGGAGGTGCTGGGGGAGCGCCTGAAGGAGACGGAGCTGCGCCTGGTCGCCTCGCGGCTGCCCGAGCCGCTGGCCGAGGCGCTGCGTCGTGGCCGACCCGCGGGCTCCTTCGACGCGGTGGAGCTCTACCGCCGCATCGGCGAGCGCGAGCGCGTGCCCCTGGGCTTCGCCGTCGAGCATGCCGCAGCGGTCTGCCGCGTGCTGGCCGAGACGCTGGACCCGGATACCTGTCTGCGGCTCCAGCTCCACGTCCCCCTCCCCGAGTCGCGCGTCGCGGAGGTCCTGCCCGAACGCCATCGGCGCGTCACGCCGCCTGGTCGCGGCCACACGCTGGCCGATGGACGGCCGGGCAGTCGCCGACCGCTCAGCGAGGCGGAGGCGCGGCCCGCGCACCGCGAGTCCGTGGTGGAGAGCGAGAACCCGCACGCCAGCTCCAAGCTCTCCTCGGCCAGCGGGACGGCGACCGACCAGCGCGGAGACTCGCTCGCCGTGGGTCGCACGGGGAGCAAGCGACCGCTCAGCGACGGAGGTGACACGTGA
- a CDS encoding Hsp20/alpha crystallin family protein — protein sequence MAGPIVPRTKPDVARPWWVSEERPWNTLRRAVDRLFEDFGYELGAEAVAPFGAAFGAGPRVDVIEDEKELRVLADLPGIAAKDLHVSVASNLLTIKGEKEEAKEEKRRHYYMKERTYGAFHRTVSLPCEVHADKISASFSHGVLTVTLPKTEAAKMASRNIPVKEG from the coding sequence ATGGCTGGACCGATCGTACCGCGCACCAAACCGGATGTAGCGCGCCCCTGGTGGGTGTCCGAAGAGCGCCCCTGGAACACGCTGCGTCGAGCCGTCGATCGCCTCTTCGAGGACTTCGGCTACGAGCTCGGCGCGGAGGCCGTAGCGCCCTTCGGCGCGGCCTTCGGGGCGGGTCCTCGCGTGGACGTCATCGAGGACGAGAAGGAGCTCCGCGTGCTGGCCGACCTGCCAGGGATCGCGGCGAAGGATCTCCACGTGAGCGTCGCGAGCAATCTGCTCACCATCAAGGGAGAAAAGGAGGAGGCGAAAGAGGAGAAGAGACGCCACTACTACATGAAGGAACGGACCTACGGCGCGTTCCACCGCACGGTGTCGCTGCCCTGCGAGGTGCACGCGGACAAGATCTCCGCGTCCTTCTCGCACGGCGTGCTCACGGTGACGCTGCCGAAGACGGAGGCCGCCAAGATGGCCAGCCGCAACATCCCGGTCAAGGAGGGCTGA
- a CDS encoding prenyltransferase, with product MSAHGQPLPAPPDLHETPLRVPPWLVGVYRLADPKITLASAASLFLGAAGAAHEGPLSWPWLLVTLFGIFCLEAAKNASGEIYDFDSGADQAVEEADRSPFSGGKRVLVDGLLSRGQAATVAAVFYAAGILSGAGIVLFREPRVFWVGLLGVLLAFFYHAPPLRLAYRGLGELAVALCYGPLIALGTFLVQRHALSSFVLYASLPLGLLIAGFLWVNEFPDYRADASAGKRTLVVRLGRRAASRVFAVLVALSFAAVIALPFLGLPPTVWLGLLGLPHGVAAARRVLRWPEETPKLVPAQAHTLVSFLLLSVGLGFGLLLVRLAR from the coding sequence ATGAGCGCTCACGGTCAACCCCTGCCTGCCCCCCCCGACCTGCACGAAACGCCACTCCGCGTCCCGCCGTGGCTCGTCGGCGTGTATCGCCTCGCGGACCCCAAGATCACGCTGGCGTCGGCAGCCTCGCTCTTTCTCGGCGCGGCGGGCGCGGCGCACGAGGGGCCGCTGTCGTGGCCCTGGCTGCTCGTGACCTTGTTCGGCATCTTCTGCCTCGAAGCGGCCAAGAACGCCTCGGGTGAGATCTACGACTTCGACTCGGGCGCCGACCAGGCGGTGGAGGAGGCCGATCGCAGCCCCTTCTCCGGCGGAAAGCGCGTGCTGGTGGACGGATTGCTCTCGCGCGGGCAGGCCGCCACGGTCGCCGCCGTCTTCTACGCCGCGGGGATCCTCTCGGGGGCCGGCATCGTGCTCTTTCGCGAGCCGCGCGTCTTCTGGGTGGGCCTGCTTGGCGTGCTCCTCGCGTTCTTCTATCACGCCCCGCCCCTTCGCCTCGCGTACCGCGGCCTCGGCGAGCTGGCCGTGGCCCTCTGCTACGGCCCGCTCATCGCTCTCGGCACCTTTCTCGTGCAGCGCCACGCCCTGAGCTCGTTCGTGCTCTACGCGTCGCTGCCGCTCGGCCTGCTGATCGCCGGCTTTCTGTGGGTCAACGAGTTCCCGGACTATCGGGCCGACGCGAGCGCCGGCAAGCGGACATTGGTGGTCCGACTGGGTCGACGCGCGGCCAGCCGCGTCTTCGCGGTCCTCGTCGCGCTCAGCTTCGCCGCAGTGATCGCGCTGCCGTTCCTCGGCTTACCGCCGACCGTGTGGCTCGGCCTCCTCGGTCTACCGCACGGGGTGGCCGCCGCGCGGCGCGTCCTGCGCTGGCCCGAGGAAACCCCCAAGCTCGTGCCCGCCCAGGCCCACACGCTCGTCTCGTTTCTGCTGCTCTCCGTGGGTCTCGGCTTCGGGTTGCTGCTCGTACGGCTCGCTCGCTGA
- a CDS encoding NAD(P)/FAD-dependent oxidoreductase, translated as MGQHRIGSAYELLVPFSMESRIETSRPCPPHRGPRATPIPSPPTRTLGSRARYDAIVVGSGVGGAVTAALLAQRGRRVLLLEKNDRLGGILASFERHGFKLDAGSHLIAHGEKGTLGRVLRALGLARPRFLTHPIPVRSRGILELTAPTRRRGLARTGLELVRALRLTARERRHLARLVFQVFTLTEPELRLWDRRTLETFVRRYTDHPGVYFLLSFLASIFFVLPPWQVSAGEALRALRGVLWSYRLSYVEGGMDSLIHALLGEVVARGGELVVSRPATRVRHGGHELVVTTDDGREYAAPVVAANLAPADLLPLLDGPALPAPYVARARSSRPSGNAHQLKLGLRRPLVEEGCLIGGLTMEGLTLADLSLPLMRRTVDQIAVGRASDPLAVYAPCPTNYDPSLGPEGQQLLLVSLYGPTCEGPLDPPAVWKERGLAALARVLPGLEDELLFAELTPVPEVAAWMGKSNCGAICTGQFPDQVGSARLSVETPVPGLFLCGDGAGGRGIGTELAAASGVQAARAMLRLLGRGVRSRHG; from the coding sequence ATGGGGCAGCATCGTATCGGCTCGGCATACGAATTGCTCGTCCCTTTCTCCATGGAGAGCCGCATCGAGACGAGCCGCCCCTGCCCGCCGCACCGCGGGCCGAGGGCCACGCCGATCCCCTCTCCTCCGACGCGAACCCTCGGGAGCCGCGCGCGCTACGACGCCATCGTGGTGGGGAGCGGCGTGGGCGGGGCCGTCACCGCGGCGCTCCTCGCGCAGCGCGGGCGCAGGGTTCTCCTCCTCGAGAAGAACGACCGCCTGGGCGGCATTCTGGCCTCCTTCGAGCGGCACGGCTTCAAGCTGGACGCCGGGAGCCACCTCATCGCCCACGGGGAGAAGGGGACGCTCGGCCGGGTGCTGCGCGCGCTCGGCCTCGCCCGCCCGCGCTTTCTGACCCACCCGATCCCCGTCCGCTCGCGGGGCATTCTCGAGCTGACGGCCCCCACGCGCCGACGGGGCCTCGCCCGCACGGGCCTCGAGCTGGTCCGCGCGCTGCGCCTCACCGCGCGCGAGCGGCGGCACCTCGCGCGCCTGGTCTTTCAGGTCTTCACCCTCACCGAGCCCGAGCTTCGCCTCTGGGACCGGCGCACCCTCGAGACCTTCGTGCGGCGCTACACCGACCACCCGGGCGTCTATTTCCTGCTGAGCTTTCTCGCCAGCATCTTCTTCGTGCTACCCCCGTGGCAGGTCTCGGCGGGGGAGGCCCTGCGTGCGCTCCGCGGCGTGCTCTGGAGCTACCGCCTCTCGTACGTGGAAGGGGGGATGGACAGCCTGATCCACGCCCTCCTCGGCGAGGTCGTGGCGCGCGGAGGGGAGCTCGTCGTCTCGCGTCCCGCCACGCGCGTCCGGCACGGGGGCCACGAGCTCGTCGTGACCACCGACGATGGCCGGGAGTACGCGGCCCCGGTCGTGGCCGCAAACCTCGCCCCCGCGGACCTCCTCCCGCTCCTCGACGGACCGGCGCTGCCCGCCCCCTACGTGGCGCGCGCGCGGTCGTCGCGTCCCTCCGGCAACGCGCACCAGCTCAAGCTCGGCCTCCGGCGCCCGCTCGTCGAGGAGGGGTGCCTTATCGGCGGCCTGACCATGGAAGGGCTCACCCTGGCCGACCTGAGCCTGCCCCTCATGCGACGCACCGTGGACCAGATCGCCGTCGGACGCGCCTCGGACCCGCTCGCCGTGTACGCCCCCTGCCCGACCAACTACGACCCGAGCCTCGGCCCCGAGGGACAGCAACTGCTGCTGGTCAGCCTCTACGGACCGACCTGCGAAGGCCCGCTCGATCCGCCCGCGGTGTGGAAAGAGCGCGGGCTCGCCGCTCTGGCGCGCGTCCTTCCCGGCCTCGAGGACGAGCTCCTCTTCGCCGAGCTCACCCCCGTGCCGGAGGTCGCCGCGTGGATGGGCAAGAGCAACTGCGGAGCCATTTGCACCGGCCAGTTTCCCGATCAGGTGGGCTCGGCGCGCCTCTCCGTCGAGACCCCCGTCCCGGGCCTCTTTCTTTGCGGCGACGGAGCCGGTGGTCGCGGCATCGGCACCGAGCTGGCCGCGGCCTCGGGGGTCCAGGCGGCGCGGGCCATGCTGCGCCTGCTCGGTCGAGGCGTGCGGAGCCGTCACGGATGA
- a CDS encoding DUF3365 domain-containing protein → MKRSIIFALTWTCLLAASGCKKEAPAPTSPPEGVAQPDSVLVQRAQGLVGQLKQKLVGALQQALKTGGPVQAINVCRDQAPELAKALAAPGVRLGRTSDKLRNPKNAPQAWHKPLLEELSKVPAKPPAHRTAKLADGSFGYAEPLYVQPLCLSCHGAKLAPEVAAVLKEKYPEDQATGYAEGQFRGIVWVRLERTAR, encoded by the coding sequence ATGAAACGCTCGATCATCTTCGCGCTGACGTGGACCTGCCTGCTGGCCGCCTCCGGATGCAAGAAGGAAGCGCCCGCGCCCACGAGCCCGCCCGAGGGGGTGGCCCAGCCCGACTCCGTCCTGGTGCAGCGCGCGCAGGGGCTCGTGGGACAGCTCAAGCAGAAGCTGGTGGGTGCGCTCCAGCAGGCGCTCAAGACCGGTGGCCCGGTGCAGGCGATTAACGTCTGTCGCGATCAGGCGCCGGAGCTCGCGAAGGCGCTGGCCGCGCCGGGGGTGCGTCTCGGCCGCACGAGCGACAAGCTCCGCAACCCGAAGAACGCCCCGCAGGCCTGGCACAAGCCGCTCCTCGAGGAGCTCTCGAAGGTGCCGGCCAAGCCGCCCGCGCACCGGACGGCGAAGCTGGCCGACGGGAGCTTCGGCTACGCGGAGCCGCTCTACGTGCAGCCCCTCTGCCTGAGCTGCCACGGGGCGAAGCTCGCCCCGGAGGTCGCGGCGGTGCTGAAGGAGAAGTACCCGGAGGATCAGGCCACCGGCTACGCGGAGGGGCAGTTCCGCGGCATCGTGTGGGTCAGGCTGGAACGCACCGCGCGGTGA
- a CDS encoding scramblase, which yields MNSTHALVKSGPQQLATRFAAYQKLTVRQRKRWSEILFSLEMKNSYDVFDDHGVAVLRVRELGEGVGSLLRRLLLGPFRPFSAQVSDLGTEEVVLELKRPFRFVFHRLEVRAADGELLGAIQKRWSWVRRIYDLQDAQGQVVGQLFGPVWKPWTFEIRQGNEVQGVICKRWSGLLKEAFSDADNFGVDLANLSDPSLKTLAFAATVLVDVVHFERAKT from the coding sequence GTGAACTCGACGCACGCCTTGGTCAAGAGCGGCCCGCAGCAGCTGGCCACCCGCTTCGCGGCCTACCAGAAACTGACGGTGCGCCAGCGCAAGAGGTGGTCAGAGATCCTGTTCAGCCTCGAGATGAAGAACTCCTACGACGTCTTCGACGACCACGGGGTGGCGGTGCTGCGCGTGCGCGAGCTCGGCGAGGGCGTCGGGTCGCTCCTGAGGCGGCTTCTACTGGGGCCCTTCCGTCCGTTCTCGGCGCAGGTCAGCGATCTCGGCACCGAGGAGGTCGTGCTGGAGCTCAAGCGGCCATTTCGCTTCGTCTTCCATCGGCTCGAGGTGCGCGCCGCCGACGGCGAGCTGCTGGGCGCGATTCAGAAGCGCTGGAGCTGGGTGCGACGCATCTATGACCTCCAGGACGCGCAGGGCCAGGTGGTCGGCCAGCTCTTCGGGCCGGTCTGGAAGCCGTGGACCTTCGAGATCCGCCAGGGCAACGAGGTCCAGGGGGTCATCTGCAAGCGCTGGAGCGGGCTGCTCAAGGAGGCGTTCTCCGACGCCGACAACTTCGGCGTCGACCTGGCGAACCTGAGCGATCCCTCGCTCAAGACGCTCGCCTTCGCCGCCACCGTGCTGGTCGACGTGGTGCACTTCGAGCGCGCGAAGACCTGA